In one Sphingobacterium daejeonense genomic region, the following are encoded:
- a CDS encoding RNA polymerase sigma factor yields the protein MNETLRQQETDRHIALLRKGDEKGLNFFYRRFYGYIFARAFRATQDDCAAKSIAQEALLRLWLFRKQLKDAEDIQAFLKAQVRSSINAYYNKTRNRFHRSLLRLDSIEDYQEFLLGHEMEEEEEMDIVYLERLDQEKQQRLIQLDNLMPSLNGQQQMFIKLCLKYSFNYERIAYYLGGISDYQVSLQVEKNDRYPTFYIQ from the coding sequence ATGAACGAAACTTTAAGGCAACAGGAAACAGATAGGCATATCGCTCTGCTCCGAAAGGGAGATGAGAAAGGGCTGAACTTTTTCTACCGGCGTTTTTACGGATATATCTTCGCAAGGGCATTCCGTGCAACACAAGACGACTGTGCAGCAAAAAGCATCGCCCAGGAAGCCTTATTGCGTCTATGGCTTTTCAGAAAGCAGCTAAAAGATGCTGAAGATATCCAGGCTTTCTTAAAGGCACAGGTCAGGTCCTCAATCAATGCCTATTATAATAAGACACGGAATAGGTTCCATAGAAGTCTGCTCCGGTTGGATTCCATCGAGGATTATCAGGAATTCCTTCTCGGCCATGAAATGGAAGAAGAGGAAGAAATGGACATAGTGTATCTCGAAAGATTAGATCAAGAAAAACAGCAACGCCTGATACAACTTGATAATTTAATGCCAAGCCTGAACGGCCAGCAGCAAATGTTCATCAAACTCTGTCTGAAATACAGCTTCAACTATGAACGTATAGCCTATTACCTTGGCGGGATCTCGGATTACCAGGTCAGTCTACAGGTAGAGAAAAACGATCGATACCCTACGTTCTATATTCAATAG
- a CDS encoding response regulator transcription factor — translation MEWIDDPRKMLDRLDSLSLYDIAILDVMLPHMNGFKLAELFFSSHPKLSILFLTAKDQKIDKLTGLKIGADDYMTKPCDPEELTLRLHNIIKRTKIQPALHQIISIGTYTFDQEKMLLIHPQSGTVQLTERENKLLSYLIQHKNQLIARDDILREVWQSNDFFAGRSMDVFISRLRKYLQKDDKLSIQSIRGIGFKVRF, via the coding sequence GTGGAATGGATAGATGATCCGCGTAAAATGCTGGATAGGCTTGATTCCCTTTCTTTGTATGATATAGCAATTTTGGATGTCATGCTGCCTCATATGAATGGGTTTAAGCTAGCAGAATTGTTCTTTTCATCACATCCCAAACTTTCTATCCTTTTTCTAACAGCCAAAGATCAAAAAATCGATAAGTTAACAGGCTTAAAGATCGGAGCCGATGATTATATGACCAAGCCCTGCGATCCAGAAGAGCTGACCTTACGTCTCCACAATATTATAAAAAGAACAAAAATCCAACCGGCATTGCATCAGATCATTTCTATAGGTACTTATACTTTTGACCAAGAAAAAATGCTATTAATACACCCTCAAAGCGGTACGGTCCAACTAACTGAAAGAGAAAACAAATTGCTTTCTTATCTTATTCAGCACAAAAACCAACTGATTGCAAGAGATGATATATTAAGGGAAGTATGGCAAAGCAATGACTTCTTTGCAGGTAGAAGCATGGATGTGTTTATTTCTCGACTGAGGAAGTATTTGCAGAAAGATGATAAATTAAGTATTCAATCAATAAGAGGAATAGGCTTTAAAGTGAGGTTTTGA
- a CDS encoding helix-turn-helix domain-containing protein, translating to MNAIFREKNENMHIGHNIKRIREIQGIKQEAFGQLCRNRYSQQRISDFENMVALDEPLLNELASALGVTPEFVKSFKEENVIYNIQHSHTFNDHSTNSSQHTQPTFNSDGSDKLVALLERFIEEDRAKTRSIAELSKAVLDLTNEVKKIKEGK from the coding sequence ATGAATGCTATTTTTAGAGAAAAAAACGAAAACATGCACATCGGCCATAATATAAAACGTATCCGTGAAATCCAGGGGATCAAGCAGGAAGCTTTCGGTCAGCTCTGTCGAAATAGGTATTCACAACAACGGATTTCTGACTTTGAAAATATGGTCGCCCTGGACGAACCTCTTTTAAACGAGTTGGCTTCTGCTTTGGGGGTTACTCCCGAATTCGTTAAATCTTTCAAAGAGGAAAATGTAATTTATAATATCCAACATTCACATACCTTCAACGATCACTCGACCAATTCTAGTCAACATACTCAACCAACCTTTAACAGTGATGGATCGGACAAGCTTGTTGCACTGCTCGAAAGATTTATCGAAGAAGATCGTGCGAAAACCCGATCCATTGCCGAATTGAGCAAAGCTGTGTTGGATCTCACAAATGAGGTAAAGAAAATAAAGGAAGGTAAATAA
- a CDS encoding sigma factor-like helix-turn-helix DNA-binding protein yields the protein MEQMNRSSKIVAQGELDEQQAEIFHMRYQLQLSFDQISEALHLDPSTVRKIFVQAHTKIRTAQRT from the coding sequence ATGGAGCAGATGAACAGGTCGAGCAAGATCGTGGCGCAGGGGGAACTTGATGAACAACAGGCAGAGATCTTTCACATGCGCTACCAGTTGCAGTTGTCATTCGATCAGATCTCAGAAGCACTGCATCTTGATCCATCCACGGTCAGGAAGATTTTTGTACAGGCGCACACCAAGATAAGGACAGCACAGAGAACATAA
- a CDS encoding site-specific integrase, translated as MKVNFYLDKPYNPDIATEKVKQELVKVGGKKKNLAQKFWNPSPTALYLFFSPDKSSRIKYRTNFKVLPKSWDFEKERLKPSANGALEFNVELNNLANLCIREAITKKDRNQFLSKEDYKQVLQDCIDRDNATGKVISISHLKTKFLSHKSNFVKEGTLKEYRTVFKGLEDFEKQENLNLVLREMDGKFLDRFEVFLSKKKNANDEDKTGLLNDTIHKYISTLKVFLKWCNDNDYLVHADVFKAQKTNFKKKAYNEIIALSEKEIEKIMNLDLSGKPSLARVRDLFCLLCYTGQRFDDLINFDPNDIKNNAWDFISVKVKKRVIIPFEGYISPAKDILERIGYSIPKISNQKFNQYIKTVGKLAGLDERIKITRYSGKEKIVIEKRKYDFLSSHVGRRSMVTNLLNRNVPITLVQKLTAHSDIRTLMKYESASTDSLIDALNKF; from the coding sequence ATGAAAGTGAATTTTTATTTAGACAAGCCCTATAATCCCGATATTGCAACCGAAAAGGTCAAACAGGAACTGGTCAAGGTCGGAGGGAAAAAGAAAAACCTTGCACAGAAATTTTGGAATCCATCTCCCACTGCTCTGTACCTATTCTTTTCACCGGATAAGTCCAGTAGGATAAAATATAGGACTAACTTTAAGGTACTGCCCAAAAGTTGGGATTTTGAAAAGGAAAGGCTTAAACCAAGTGCCAACGGGGCATTGGAATTCAACGTAGAACTGAACAACCTTGCCAATCTCTGCATCCGGGAAGCAATCACCAAAAAGGACAGAAACCAATTTCTATCGAAGGAAGATTATAAGCAGGTCTTACAGGACTGTATCGACAGGGACAATGCAACAGGTAAAGTAATATCCATTTCTCACCTAAAAACAAAATTCCTGTCCCATAAATCCAATTTTGTCAAAGAAGGAACCTTAAAAGAGTACAGGACAGTATTTAAAGGATTGGAAGACTTTGAAAAACAGGAGAACCTAAATCTTGTCCTGAGGGAAATGGACGGGAAATTTCTAGATCGCTTTGAGGTATTCCTGAGCAAGAAAAAGAACGCGAACGATGAGGATAAGACAGGCTTGTTGAATGATACCATACACAAGTATATATCCACGCTAAAGGTATTTCTAAAGTGGTGCAACGATAATGACTATTTGGTCCATGCCGATGTTTTTAAGGCACAGAAAACAAATTTTAAAAAGAAAGCATATAACGAAATAATTGCACTGTCTGAAAAGGAAATCGAGAAGATAATGAACCTTGATCTTTCAGGCAAGCCCAGTCTGGCAAGAGTAAGGGATCTTTTCTGTCTATTGTGCTACACTGGACAAAGATTTGATGATCTGATCAACTTTGATCCAAATGACATAAAGAACAATGCCTGGGACTTTATCTCGGTAAAGGTCAAAAAAAGGGTGATCATACCTTTTGAGGGGTATATCTCCCCTGCAAAGGATATTCTGGAGCGTATCGGTTACAGCATACCCAAGATATCCAACCAGAAGTTCAATCAATACATAAAAACGGTCGGAAAACTCGCAGGACTGGACGAGAGAATCAAGATAACGAGGTACTCGGGCAAGGAAAAGATAGTGATAGAAAAAAGGAAGTACGATTTTCTATCCAGCCATGTCGGTAGAAGGTCAATGGTCACAAATCTATTGAATAGGAACGTGCCTATCACCCTTGTACAGAAACTGACGGCGCATTCCGATATACGGACTTTAATGAAGTATGAATCGGCAAGTACTGATTCGTTAATCGATGCACTGAATAAATTTTAA